In Mangifera indica cultivar Alphonso chromosome 7, CATAS_Mindica_2.1, whole genome shotgun sequence, the genomic window tccGAATCAAATGCACCCTAAATGTTACAATAAAAACCTACCATGCCTGATATTTTAGTCTTAAGAACCAGAGATGATGCTTACTCTCTCAGCAATGCTATGAGGATCTGTGGCTTGTCCTCGTCTTGCTCTCACCCTTGGGCGGATGGCAGGCGGCTGCAGTGCAGCAGGAACTCCTGGTGTTTGGTGGCCAGGAAATGACTGCATCATGATTTGTCAAATGATTAAAACATACAAATTGTTAGAGCAACAtgtattaataaatcaaaacagaATGCATTAAACTTACagcataaaaatattaacagatCTCACTGTAATTTTCACAGAAGTAATGAACAAATTATGCAATTGAATCCAGTGATGTACAACTTCAATTAGTTATAtccaaaacaacatttttaaacatttaatatCTACTCATGCCATAATCTATTAATGggatgtaattaaaaattttcttagaCTAAATCATACAACAGATTAAAGTCAAACTAGATTAACCTTAGTATTATAACCATTTGTTTAGGTGtcagtattatttttatatattcaacacaACTAGTATGATTTTCTCCTACCACACTTTGAAACCAACTAACACAAGTCAACGCTATCTGCTATCTGAACAAACCTCACAATCATTATAATaggtatattaaaaatttaatttaaaaatattatcaaaaaaaaatttaaacccttATTGTCATGCTTGGACCAACTCCTTTATCACCCTTAGAGGCAACGCAATCTAAAATCACAAATTGAGAAAGCGCCTGGTGTGAAAATAGACCAACATTGCCACTACACTTGGTGAAAAGGACAACTGAGTCCCCTTCGCATTAAGTTGACATAATAACAAAGGCATAGCACGGTTCTCCGCACGTGTAGGACAAATTCTGTCTGTCAGAGTACGTGGTGGGACCACTTCCATTAGAGTAAAAGGAGGGAACCACCTCACTCCCTATACAAACGCGTGCACATCACAGCCCTAACCCCCCAAATTACAATGTTACCCACTAGATTATTCTCAAAGAAACACACCCCAAACCTCTAAACCCACGTTGAGATAAGACTTGTGTCATGTgcctcatttttttatttataataattttatatataaataataatatattattatataattaaataattaaaaattaaaataaaataatatttaaccacataataataataataataataataataataataataatatattattattattattattattattattaatattattattattattattaagataatataatttgCACAAAGAAATACAATAATTTGAGGTAATCAACGAAACAAATGGAAAAGATAAGCAGAATTTCCCAGTTCCCTTAAAAGAATgatgaagaaattaatttaaaatgctTCTAAAATGgcctttccctttttttttttttttaaagcaattaTCTAGTGATATttgatcaaaataaaataaaagggcATTCTAGTCCAAAAAATAATGTACCTGGTGGAATGGTGGCGGCCGTGGCGGTGGCGGTGACGGCCACGGCCGTAACGAATGAGCTTGCAACTGTCCAAACGCCGGAAACAAACTTGGCATGTGCACCGAATCCCTCTCCTACCACAAGccacaaaatatttaatttgacgAAAATACTGTCCAAATCCCCTCCATTTCACATCAAAACCAACCCACCCCATGTActataattttctttgttgattttcCCGGGAAAGCGTGCGGAATTTTaccaaacaaaattcaacaaaagcTCAGCACTTGACAAAAGCATTCACATATATTCTCAAcacaattataataatatataaaaaagcaACTGACAACTCTATGAATCTGTCAGAAAATTCCCCTATTTATGCAGCtgtcaaaaagaaaattcccaGTACAAGACAAATATAATCACTGTGACTGGTTATTGTATGGGCAAAACTAAGTTAATTGCAGCTGGTTTGTTCGCTGATGGTTGTGTAGAAGCTAGCTAGcaaatgaaagaagaaacagataagaggaaaaataaactctctttcttttttttttttcttgccaaaattgggaaaaaaagaaagtagaaACCCAGAAAGTCTTACGTTGATTCCAGTGGTTGAAGAATtaggagaagaagaagcatTATTGttagtgttgttgttgttgttgttatcgTCTTGTCGCAGGAAGGCGTGTTCCAAATTCAAGCCTAAAGGCATCATATTCATGTTCATCCCTATCCCCATCCCCATACCCAAACCTCGCATGTCAGCAACGCCAGTAGAGCCCAGTTGGAGGAAGATGGGTATGGTTGAAGTAGAGCCGACTACAGCGGTGGGTTGAGTAGTTGAATAGCCAGATGGGACGGCCAATATTTGCTCCAAGAAATCATCTCCTAAACCTTCCTGTCCATTGCCAGCCATGAGGAAGTGAAGTAAATAGTGAGTTATTGAGTTGTATGGTGCTTGTGTGAGTAAAATAACTGGAGTTGCTTTTAAAGGGACATTACAGGAGGAGGAGAAAGAGGAAGGTGTGCTTTGAATTATAAAGGATTTAACTGTGAGGGATGGGTGTGTGAATCTAGTTTTGGCTTTTGGACTTGTGGTGGgaatggttttaatattttaagaggTGAATggaaaatttgttttcaattggTGTTGAGTTGCAGCATTTTGTTTGCTAAATGACAAAAACAAATAGAGCAATgcaatatatatacttttaggGGTAATTTAggcaataaaagaaaaaaaatataaattcaaatttaatcaaataatatattatgattaaaattttgacttatataattCAGTTATTACGAAATCAGAAACTAGTCGATAGGtttgttttaatattactataattttattattaattcaaaactatttaatcatccgataacatataatttatatatttaattatatattcaaaagtgtatacttataattttattgaaataaataatttttttttaattgggcATCCTGTTTATATTAATTGGACAAGTAAATCTAAAATACAATGTTTAAAcctataattatacaaaaatttaaataatatttttatacaaaataattaaaatcataagtCCAAAAGTATTAATCAAAATGTTAAAGTTAACACTTCTATTTTCATGggataatgttatattatccTATAAAGAGATAGACATCCACCTTTGATCCCTAAATAAAGAGGTTCACATATTGACTTGTTTCTTACTCTATAcataattcatcattcatctctTGAATATCTTTCATTGACTTCAAATAGGAAGAAGACTTGGAAAGTAACATATATTTCCGGTCTTGCTTGTGCTTGAAGTTGGAGAAAATTGAACTGCTTGTTCTTGGATTTGGGGAATTTGCTTATTTTATTACTCACCATGAACATTAAAAAATCTAGATTGTCCTGGCAATAAGCATCAtgtagtaataataataataataaaaaaaatcttaaataaaaaagtaattatattattaaaacagTATTGTCTCCATATGATAATATTAGGAGTTAGTAAATCTGGTAAAATGCTAAAATTTTCAGAGAGAAGACTTGTATTTGAACTTTTACATATTTGTGaaatattgatttgaattacctacctaccattaaaaaaaagtat contains:
- the LOC123220277 gene encoding transcription factor UNE12-like, with protein sequence MAGNGQEGLGDDFLEQILAVPSGYSTTQPTAVVGSTSTIPIFLQLGSTGVADMRGLGMGMGIGMNMNMMPLGLNLEHAFLRQDDNNNNNNTNNNASSSPNSSTTGINERDSVHMPSLFPAFGQLQAHSLRPWPSPPPPRPPPFHQSFPGHQTPGVPAALQPPAIRPRVRARRGQATDPHSIAERIRRERIAERIKALQELVPGCSKTDRAAMLDEIVDYVKFLSLQVKVLSMSRLGTAGAVAQLVADIPLSSVEGESIDCGTNQPAGEKWSSDGTEQEVAKLMEKDVGAAMQFLQSKALCIMPISLANAIFQSHQPDAQSYIKPESNTPS